From the genome of Ptychodera flava strain L36383 chromosome 3 unlocalized genomic scaffold, AS_Pfla_20210202 Scaffold_27__1_contigs__length_13241970_pilon, whole genome shotgun sequence:
GCTACGCCAACTGAATTATTCTCTGACTTTACTGCAGTAACAGTGTCTGTACCAGCATGTAGAAGCGGATGGTGGAACAGGTTACATGGCATACCATTAGTCATCTCTTGACAGTGACGTTTTCTAGTACATGTCTTCGCACTGTGGTTTTTACCTGCTTTCTTCAGACAACTGAAGCATGCATGACCATCCTTCATTTCTCCAACCGTGCTTGCGGATGATTTGATGACTGACATATCCAGCACTTATAATGCAGTGAACTTCTGCTACCGGTGCCATCTGATACGTAGTTAACTGCTTGTGTACGTGCTGTTTGAACTGGATTACGTAATGGTGCAGCTGCTCTCATACGGGATTTCATTTCTTGAGTCATCCAGGCCATCAGAGCTTCCATTGTTGCAGACTGGTTTTCTGTTTCTAGCAAACGGAACCAAACTTTTCGGTCATCAGCACTCATTTTCTTTTCTATCATAGCCAAAACATGATTGTTGTCCATATCGTGTGGTCGACCCACTTCTTTCAGTACGTTATAACTACGTCTTACCAGGTGTACCAAGTCACAGAAGCGGCCATCTTCCTCACTCTTTAATGGCTTGAACTTCACAATATCTTGCATAATGATATCTGCTACAAATCTAGGATCACCATAGATTGAGTCCAGATATGCCCATGCAGCATCATAATCTGTGCCTAAACCTTTGATCAAATCAAGTGGTTTACCTTGCAGGCAGGTGCGCAGGAGTGCCACAGCATCACGTTTACTGTATCTTGTGTTGACCATATGTTTGAAATCTGCCTTGAATGTGAAATACTCTCTGACATCACCTGAAAACTTTGGAAGTTTTGGCTTTTCCATCTTAAAGCTGCAAGACAAACTGGAATCTGTATTCTGTTGCACAGGCTCAGTATGTTGTGTAACTAGGTTTACAACATCTTGTACAGAACCATTGATTGCTGGGCTTGACACatcagcagtattaatttcatgaGTTTCATCTGTACTGTCATTCTCATTGTTGTCTACTGGCTCTCCTGTATTACTTTCTGAATTATCAGTTTTCACTGGGGCTTCACTTTCTTTCATGTAATCTATGGCTCTACTCTTCAGACTGATGAAGTTTTGTTGGCAGTCTTCAATCCAGGCTTCTTCACGTTCAAATTCCTCATCATTTTCAATGTATTGAATATACTCCTCGTGTTTCTGAACCAGATCATCATATGCATGTATAAATCTTTGCAGTGACTGCTCAACTTCATTTCTGGGACGGTTACTGTCTATCAGAACGTTAAGGCCCTTACCATGACGAGTCAGTGATGCTTTAGCatttcttctcttcttcttggCTTCCTTTGCTTTATTCCTGCTATCAGTTTCTGACATCATGAACCATGCGGTGTATCCACGCTCCCTAGGATCCTGGTTAGCAGCTTACAGAAATCGAATGAATGTGACCCTCAGGGAATATGAACACGAAAACAGGCAGCAGAGTCTTGAAAACCGTATAATTGGTTTTTATTCGATCTGTAAACAGTAACATTAAACGTATACAACCAGTAAGTTTCTGTTTGAACAGACAACTAAGCACAACATAGGCCTAAACTTGAGTGGCCGTACAAAACGTTCTCATAAACATCAGTAAACTGATCCGCGTTTAGTGTCCGGTAAATCTCTCAAATATAAAGTCTAAATTCACTGATATAACAGAGTTTCTCTCAGCGTTCATAGATTGTCCGTTTTCCGCGTTGTATGCTGAATTGCATAACACATGTATATTGGCGGTAACTCATTGAACTGTCTGTCACATGGTTTTGGCAAGTATGCATCAAAACGTCAAATTACTGACTGAAAATATATAAACGGCTTAATAACAGTATAAATAAAAGAGTTCTTACTTCTTTGCAAGACTCTACTGAAAACCTCTGAACAGTTATTCAACAAACAGACAGGAAATCGGCTGATTTCACTGGAAATCGTCcgtacagtgtgtacagtgcagTGTTACAACTGTAAACAGAAATGGCGGCAAAGCCAATTGTAGTAAACAAAAGAATTATACTGTCTGAGCGTGAGGGCGGGCTTCATGTCCCTACATATCTATTTCTCAGCGTACCAGACATCGAGAGGAGTACAAAACTTCTTTTACTTGCTTGTGACTGATAAATGTTCTACTCTACTATAGTTATCATATTGTTGCAAATGAAGATAACTGTTTCAAATCCACAGAGTACACGAAACTAAATTTCTATCTGTGTTAGATGATATGcgatttgatattcaaaatggcgttgCAGTGAGCACACCAACTTGCACGCGCTCTTACTAGGACTATACGTTTACAGTAACGTTTGTTGGATTTCCAAGTTGGTTTCTGTCACGATTTATTCATAAGATTTCCAACGGTTGTCGAATCATAGCGGAACCTCTTTGAGTCTGATGAACAGAACATATaccttgatttgaaaaaaaaatgcaaatttttgtgaCCAGAAGTCAGAAAGTGAGACAGGAAGGCAAAGCTAGATAAGTGTAGAGGGATGGGCAGAGAGCCATTGAAGAAGGCAGGCAAATGACAGGACGTAGCAATAATCGTTTACAACAATGTAGCGATGACAATGGCGAGTATCACTTAATTCTCCGTCCAGAGTCCTCTACAGATTTCGTATGAGCAGCCAATCTTTGCAAAGGCTGTAAACAGCAGGGTGTAAGCATAGTGTTATGCTCAATTCGCCTGCATCGGACAAAAACCTAACCGACCACTATGAATAAATCCGCAAAGTGGAATTTACGTGGAAATAGTTGTGACGGAGATTGATGACATCACCACAATACGGAAGTTCACCTAAGTCTTGATGACATAAGGTATGTATGCTTCTGAATGCGCACGTTGTTTGGTTGTTCCTGTGTGTGGAGGTCAACAACATTGTAGATGACTAAAATGAAATCAGACAGAGGCGGCCGAAGCAATATCTGAAAGAGAAAGAATTGAATTACCACCATGATACACTGGTAAGCATGAAACTTCCATGTTATCAATAATGGTGTAAAAAATCAATTAAGTGGACATCTAGAGAGTTCTCTCAATCAGCATAACAGAGCATTATATGCCAAGTTTCCTTTCATTTACATAAACATTTCATGCATTACAGGCCTGATACATCAAACATTGTTCGACTTTTGTATGCAAGTTCTTCTTAATGCTGATTGCCATTAACcgtaacttttaatatattttcaagTACTTTTGCTCAGTGTAAGAAACATAGTTTCTAATCTTACTCCAAAATCTTTCCAAAACGGCCAGACTTTGCCGTTACATATTCGTTATCGTCAGTGCGTGTATTTGCAACGCTAATATTTTGTACTTGAACATACTTTGGGGaataataaaacatttcacTTGTCTCCTTGGTAAATAGAATAAGTACAAAAGCTGCAGTTGTCccagttcatttttcagataATTCATACGTAAtcaaagaacaataaatattaaaatttactgTGTGCgaataaatgtttaaaaaacttTGCTGTTTATAACAGATGTTGAGTATATTTGAAATTACTGATCACGTGGCTTTGATACAAGTTGTATCGTTTGATCGATTTCCTTACACCACACTTTGCATCATTTGAATGCATGTATATAATGTCTGACCGTACGAGACTAAATTATCCTATTTCGATTCATACGGCTTTGCAGGGATTATCTGTACCACGGTATCAACTTTACTACAGAAGACTATAACTGAAACACTCCAATGTCCAGATGACGCTAAAAGCCCTTGTTTCTGGTGTAAAACACACAGAATTCAATCAGTAAAAATAGTGCATTGCTTACATTTAAAGTTCAGAACCCAAAATTTCGGAATTGGAGTAGGTGGTACGCAAGGCAGTGCAGGTGTGGTATATTTAGAACCGTGTGCAATGTACGCCTAATTTTTACTAAGCTTCCGGTTCGTATCGTTCTTAAGTCGGAAATTTGTCACGACATTTAAGGTTGGGAGTGGCTACtttaacatgcttttcaaatacCAATTTTACAGGTAGACACAAAGACAATGATCTATATTACTCATAGTCATCAATGTTTCAAATACACTCCCACACGTCAGGATGAATTCGTATTTTAGGGCGGACCCGTTTCTTTAGCATACCATGGTCACGGTTTATTTTACCCAAACCAAGCAAACAGACAATTTGCTTTTGCAATCTATATATATGCACTTACATTTGTTTGGTCGTGCTATATGATGCAAATGGCTGACAGCTGGCCGACTTCTCCTTCAGCTGTCCGTACTCATGACTCGAAaaagtaaacagtttatttcattcaaattcacaTAAGCAGAGCCCGCAgctgcagtaaacagtttgttcattcaaatttcacataagcacagcccgttgctacagtaaacagttcatttcattcaaatttcacataagcacagcccgttgctgcagtaaacagtttgtttcattcaaattgtACATAAGTGCagcccgttgctacagtaagcagtttgtttcattccaatttcacataagcacagccagTTGCTGcagtttgtttcattcaaatttcacattagCACAACCCGTTGCTAcagtttcattcaaatttcacataagcacagcccgttgctacagtaaacagttcatttcattcaaatttcacataagcacagcccgttgctgcagtaaacagtttgtttcattcaaattgtACATAAGTGCagcccgttgctacagtaagcagtttgtttcattccaatttcacataagcacagccagTTGCTGcagtttgtttcattcaaatttcacattagCACAacccgttgctacagtaaacagtttatttcattcaaatgtcacataagcacagcccgttgctacagtaaacagtttatttcattcaaatttcacattagCACAAcccgttgctgcagtaaacagtttgtttcattcaaatttcacataagtgcagcccgttgctgcagtaaacagtttatttcattcaattttcacataagcacagcccgttgctacagtaaacagtttatttcattcaaattccaCATAAGTACAGCCGTTactgcagtaaacagtttatttcattcacatTGTACACAAGTGCagcccgttgctacagtaaacaggTTGTTTATTCAAATCTCACATAAGCAAGGCCTGTTGCTACagtaaaaagtttatttcattcaaatttcacattagctcagcccgttgctgcagtaaacagtttatttcattcaaattcacataagcacagcccgttgctgcagtaaatagtttatttcattcaaatttcacataagcacagcccgttgctgcagtaaatAGTTTGTTGCATTCAAATTTACATAAGCACAGCCGCAGCTGCAGTGAACAgttatgtcattcaaatttcacataagcacagcccgttgctatagaaaacaatttttttcattcaaatttcacataagcacagcccgttgctacagtaaacagtttgtttcattcaaatttcacataatcgcagcccgttgctgcagtaaacagtttatttcattcacatTGTACATAAGCACAacccgttgctacagtaaacagtttgttcattgaaatttcacataagcacagcctgttgctgcagtaaacagtttgtttcattcaaattttacataagtgcagcccgttgctgcagtaaacaatttatttcattcaaatttcacataagcacagccagTTGCCGCAgtaaacagtttgtttcattcACATTGCACATAAGCACAACCCGTTGCTACattaaacagtttatttcattcaaatttcacataagcacagccgttgctacagtaaacagtttatttcgtTCAAACTTCACATTAACACAacccgttgctacagtaaacaatttatttcattcaaatttcacataagcacagcccgttgctacagtaaacaatttatttcattcaaatttcacataagcacagcccgttgctgcagtaaacagtttatttcattcaaatttcgcataagcacagcccgttgctgcagtaaacagtttatttcattcaaattcca
Proteins encoded in this window:
- the LOC139126184 gene encoding uncharacterized protein, with the protein product MMSETDSRNKAKEAKKKRRNAKASLTRHGKGLNVLIDSNRPRNEVEQSLQRFIHAYDDLVQKHEEYIQYIENDEEFEREEAWIEDCQQNFISLKSRAIDYMKESEAPVKTDNSESNTGEPVDNNENDSTDETHEINTADVSSPAINGSVQDVVNLVTQHTEPVQQNTDSSLSCSFKMEKPKLPKFSGDVREYFTFKADFKHMVNTRYSKRDAVALLRTCLQGKPLDLIKGLGTDYDAAWAYLDSIYGDPRFVADIIMQDIVKFKPLKSEEDGRFCDLVHLVRRSYNVLKEVGRPHDMDNNHVLAMIEKKMSADDRKVWFRLLETENQSATMEALMAWMTQEMKSRMRAAAPLRNPVQTARTQAVNYVSDGTGSRSSLHYKCWICQSSNHPQARLEK